AGCCAGGCCAGTGACCATTATCGCACCCTTGAACAGTGTCTGCTGCTGGGGTTTATTCAGGAGGAGGCGGGTTTTAAATTGGACGACAGCCTCTCCGACGACGTCTCCGCCATCGACCGGTTCATTCGGGAAAAGCTGCAGGCAGCCGGCAAAGGGCTGGCTAGACGGTCCGGTCTCAATGTTCAGCTGCTGCCCCCGGCTGATTATGTGATCACGGAGAATGACATCCCTGTTCTGTTGGCACGAACCGAAAGGTCATGAGGTCAAACATTGGTGAAGAAGCCGTCTTCCGTCGACTTGCACCGGTTCCCGATTTTTCAAGGTCTGTCTGCGAAGAATCTGGAAGAGGTCCGCAGGATTCTGCACGAAAAAAAGATCGCGGCCGGTGAATTCATCACCCGCGAGGGAGAGCGGGGTGATGCGTTGTATCTGCTGCTAGCCGGGCGGGTGGAAGTCAGCAAGAGTCTGACCCTGATGACCGGCCGAAATGATTTGAATACACGCGATAAATCGCTGGTGGTGCTGCGGGCGGAGGACGCCCCCTATTTCGGCGAAATGGCTTTGCTCAAAGAGGACAGCAGCCGCACCGCCGCAGTCAAAACTCTCGAGGAGTGCACCGTCGGTGTGATCCGGCGCAAGGATTTTATCGCCCTGTGCGAGACCGATACCGGGCTGGGCTACCGGCTGTTGTTGAACATCGCCCGGACTCTGGTGGGGCGACTGGAAAAAATGAATCAGGATATTTTAAAGTTGACTACCGCCTTTAGTCTGGCGCTCAAGAACTGAAACTGAGGAACCTATGAGTCCGCGCGAGCTGGATAAAACCTACGATCCGAAACGAGTTGAAAACAAGTGGTACACTTATTGGATGGACCATCAGCTGTTCCATGCTGATGAAAAGAGCGATAAACCGACCTACACAATACTGATCCCGCCGCCCAATGTGACCGGCATGCTGACCATGGGCCATATTTTAAACAACACGCTGCAGGATCTGCTGATCCGCTGGAAAAAAATGCAGGGATATGAGTCGCTGTGGATGCCCGGCACCGACCACGCCGGCATCGCCACCCAGAACAAAGTGGAGGCGGCGCTGGCGCAGGAAGGATTGAACCGTCATCTGCTCGGACGCGAACAGTTTCTCCAACGGGTCTGGGAGTGGAAGGAAAAATTCGGCGGCATCATTCTACAACAGTTGCGCAAGCTCGGCTCCGCCTGCGATTGGCAGCGGGAATGTTTTACGATGGATGACAATCTCAGCCGCGCCGTGCGCGAGGTTTTTGTCGGGCTTTACAACAAGGGATTGATTTACAAAGGGCGGCGTCTCATCAACTGGTGTCCGAGCTGTCATACCGCGCTGGCCGATGAGGAGGTGACCAGCAGCGACGAGGACGGCAAATTGTGGAACATCGCGTACCCGTTCAAGGACGGATCCGGCGAGATTGTTGTGGCCACCACACGCCCGGAGACCATGCTGGGCGACACGGCGGTGGCGGTTCATCCGGAGGATGACCGCTATCGCCACTTGATCGGCAGGCGGCTGCTGCTGCCGCTGATCCATCGCGAAATTCCCCTGATCGCAGATGAGCATGCGGACCCTGCGTTCGGCAGCGGCGCCGTTAAAATCACCCCGGCCCATGATTTCAACGACTTTGAAGTGGGCAGCCGCCACGGACTTGAGGCGGTGTCTGTCATCGATTCCACCGGAAGAATGAACGAACAGGCCGGCCCGTATTGTGGTCTGGATCGTTTTGACGCCAGAAAGAAAATCCTTCAGGATCTGGCGGAGTTGGGTCTGTTGCGCGGCGAGATCAAAAAGATCATTCCTATTCCGCGCTGCTATCGTTCCCACGACATCATCGAACCGCACCTTTCCTCGCAGTGGTTCGTCAAGATGGAACCGCTGGCGCAGCCGGCGATCGCAGCGGTGCGCGACGGCCGCATCCGCTTTCATCCCCAGCATTGGGAGGAGACGTATTTTCACTGGATGACCAACATCCGCGACTGGTGTATCAGCCGGCAGATCTGGTGGGGCCATCGCATTCCCGTCTGGTACTGTGAAAACGGCCATAACACGGTCGCCGTGAATGCCCCTGCAGCGTGCAGCACCTGCGGCAGCAAACAACTCGCTCAGGATGAAGACGTGCTGGACACCTGGTTTTCCTCCTGGCTGTGGCCC
This genomic stretch from bacterium harbors:
- a CDS encoding cyclic nucleotide-binding domain-containing protein is translated as MKKPSSVDLHRFPIFQGLSAKNLEEVRRILHEKKIAAGEFITREGERGDALYLLLAGRVEVSKSLTLMTGRNDLNTRDKSLVVLRAEDAPYFGEMALLKEDSSRTAAVKTLEECTVGVIRRKDFIALCETDTGLGYRLLLNIARTLVGRLEKMNQDILKLTTAFSLALKN
- a CDS encoding valine--tRNA ligase, with protein sequence MSPRELDKTYDPKRVENKWYTYWMDHQLFHADEKSDKPTYTILIPPPNVTGMLTMGHILNNTLQDLLIRWKKMQGYESLWMPGTDHAGIATQNKVEAALAQEGLNRHLLGREQFLQRVWEWKEKFGGIILQQLRKLGSACDWQRECFTMDDNLSRAVREVFVGLYNKGLIYKGRRLINWCPSCHTALADEEVTSSDEDGKLWNIAYPFKDGSGEIVVATTRPETMLGDTAVAVHPEDDRYRHLIGRRLLLPLIHREIPLIADEHADPAFGSGAVKITPAHDFNDFEVGSRHGLEAVSVIDSTGRMNEQAGPYCGLDRFDARKKILQDLAELGLLRGEIKKIIPIPRCYRSHDIIEPHLSSQWFVKMEPLAQPAIAAVRDGRIRFHPQHWEETYFHWMTNIRDWCISRQIWWGHRIPVWYCENGHNTVAVNAPAACSTCGSKQLAQDEDVLDTWFSSWLWPFSTLGWPERTASLKKFFPSNTLVTGPDIIFFWVARIIMASLEFMGDIPFRDVYFNGMIRDLDGRKMSKSLGNSPDPLWLIDGATPQAMGDFAKKNPLYREGVPAYGADAIRLTMVYLTPLGGDVRFDHTLVEMGQKFCNKLWNAARFVLMNVKEERPVLELSAIPSDQLELADRWILSRLSQTAAAMDRSFNDFRFNDATRAIYEFVWGEFCDWYVELIKMRLYDETRPQAQQVACSIAVRVLDSVLRLLHPFMPFITEEIWQSLPMKESGATAVKSIMLQPYPQPDPAALDKSAEAEMALLQSVIGAVRNIRGEMNVPPAKEAVLILNAEESLLQPLRTHENYIRKLGRISAVHYQAERPALAASAVAEGVQVWMPLAGLIDVEVEKKRLEKEIARLEVQVAGLDKKLMNRDFIDRAPREVIEKETKKKQDFTETLNKLRESLHRLAGR